The following coding sequences are from one Carassius gibelio isolate Cgi1373 ecotype wild population from Czech Republic chromosome B7, carGib1.2-hapl.c, whole genome shotgun sequence window:
- the LOC127961260 gene encoding type-1 angiotensin II receptor-like yields MENHTDASLNSTDWNTAYLVSSGLMGLCFMIGVPGNIAVILYILLRFKKNNFTVHLMLNLAAADILCLITLPVWIYSELENIDQVTCKFFAALVYCSAYSGVITVTMLSVYRCLRIRHPQLCSRMSNRRERALLISCWALALLFSCPGVLTQEIVQGESKMECERILKSETSRIVALLESLLGFFLPFTVMLTSYYCLYKTATQGSFSHRHRPTKLVTRIIVVFFIFWAPHQIIKLEEICAAFLQSEPVLSFIGDIAGCLTFINSCVNPFLYAFSSKSLRKRKRPVELGVTKSSQHLERDHSRAVNSSLEASLPNNLD; encoded by the coding sequence ATGGAGAACCACACCGACGCCAGTTTAAACTCCACCGACTGGAATACAGCTTACCTGGTCAGCAGTGGCCTGATGGGGCTTTGCTTCATGATTGGAGTTCCTGGTAATATTGCAGTAATCCTTTACATACTTCTTCGTTTCAAAAAGAACAATTTCACCGTACATCTGATGCTTAATCTGGCAGCTGCAGACATCTTGTGTTTGATAACCCTACCTGTGTGGATCTACAGTGAGCTAGAGAACATTGACCAAGTAACCTGCAAGTTCTTCGCGGCACTCGTCTACTGCAGCGCATACTCAGGTGTGATAACAGTAACTATGCTGAGTGTGTATCGCTGTTTACGGATTCGACATCCACAGTTGTGTTCCAGAATGAGCAACAGAAGAGAAAGAGCGCTGCTGATCAGTTGTTGGGCTCTGGCACTGCTTTTCTCTTGTCCTGGTGTACTAACACAAGAGATCGTTCAAGGTGAATCCAAAATGGAGTGTGAAAGAATCCTCAAATCAGAAACAAGTCGTATTGTTGCTCTACTGGAGTCACTGCTTGGATTTTTTCTTCCTTTCACAGTCATGTTGACTTCATATTATTGCCTATACAAAACAGCCACACAGGGATCATTCAGTCACAGACACAGACCAACTAAACTTGTCACACGGATTATCGTAGTTTTCTTCATCTTTTGGGCTCCACACCAAATAATAAAATTAGAGGAAATTTGTGCAGCATTCTTACAATCGGAGCCGGTTCTATCTTTCATCGGTGACATTGCTGGATGTCTTACATTCATCAACAGTTGTGTGAATCCATTTCTCTATGCATTTTCCTCAAAGAGTTTACGTAAACGCAAAAGGCCAGTGGAACTTGGGGTAACTAAAAGCTCACAACATTTAGAGAGGGATCATTCCAGAGCAGTGAACAGCTCACTAGAAGCCTCTTTGCCTAACAACTTGGACTAA